One Aegilops tauschii subsp. strangulata cultivar AL8/78 chromosome 7, Aet v6.0, whole genome shotgun sequence genomic window carries:
- the LOC109764044 gene encoding phosphoglycerate kinase, cytosolic — MPTKRSVGTLGDKDLSGKRVLLRADLNVPLDDGQRIADDNRIRASVPTIKFLMGKGARVVLASHLGRPKGVTPKYSLKPLVPRLSELLGVDVVMANDCIGEEVEKLATALPDGGVLLLENVRFYKEEEKNDPEFAKKLASVADLYVNDAFGTAHRAHASTEGVTKYLRPAVAGFLMQKELDYLVGAVANPKTPFAAIVGGSKVSTKIGVIESLLSKVDILILGGGMIYTFYKAQGHAVGKSLVEEDKLELANSLIEKAKSKGVSLLLPTDIVVADNFAADAESKIVPASAIPDGWMGLDIGPDSIKKFSETLDTTKTVIWNGPMGVFEFEKFAAGTDAIAKKLADITAKGVTTIIGGGDSVAAVEKAGLASKMSHISTGGGASLELLEGKTLPGVLSLDNA, encoded by the exons ATGCCGACCAAGAGGAGCGTGGGCACCCTGGGCGACAAGGACCTCAGCGGGAAGAGGGTTCTCCTCCGCGCCGACCTGAACGTGCCGCTGGATGACGGCCAGAGGATCGCCGACGACAACCGCATCCGCGCCTCCGTGCCCACCATCAAGTTCCTCATGGGGAAGGGGGCCAGGGTCGTCCTGGCCAGCCATCTG GGCCGTCCAAAAGGGGTCACCCCGAAGTACAGCTTGAAGCCTCTTGTTCCACGCCTGTCTGAGCTTCTTGGAGTTGAT GTTGTGATGGCCAATGACTGCATCGGTGAGGAAGTTGAGAAATTAGCTACTGCTTTACCCGATGGAGGTGTTCTACTTCTAGAAAATGTGAGATTCTACAAGGAGGAAGAGAAGAATGACCCTGAGTTCGCCAAGAAACTAGCATCTGTTGCTGATCTTTATGTAAATGATGCCTTTGGCACTGCACATAGAGCACATGCTTCAACAGAGGGAGTTACCAAGTATTTGAGGCCTGCCGTCGCTGGCTTTCTTATGCAGAAG GAACTTGACTACCTTGTTGGAGCTGTTGCCAACCCGAAAACGCCATTTGCTGCAATTGTTGGTGGATCCAAAGTGTCCACCAAGATTGGGGTGATCGAGTCTCTTTTGTCGAAGGTTGACATCCTCATCCTTGGTGGCGGTATGATTTACACATTTTACAAGGCCCAGGGGCATGCTGTTGGAAAATCTCTTGTGGAGGAAGACAAGCTTGAACTGGCAAACTCGCTTATTGAGAAGGCCAAGTCGAAGGGAGTCTCTCTTTTGCTTCCCACTGATATTGTGGTGGCTGATAATTTTGCTGCAGATGCTGAGAGCAAG ATTGTTCCTGCCTCTGCTATTCCTGATGGTTGGATGGGTCTTGACATTGGCCCGGATTCTATCAAGAAATTCAGTGAAACTTTGGACACTACCAAGACTGTCATCTGGAATGGGCCGATGGGAGTTTTCGAATTTGAGAAGTTTGCTGCTGGCACTGAT GCGATCGCGAAAAAGTTGGCTGATATCACAGCAAAAGGCGTGACAACCATCATCGGCGGTGGCGACTCTGTTGCTGCCGTTGAGAAGGCTGGTTTGGCGAGTAAGATGAGCCACATTTCGACCGGAGGTGGCGCAAGCCTGGAGCTATTGGAAGGCAAGACCCTCCCAGGCGTCCTTTCTCTCGACAACGCATAG